The genome window ACCTGATAAAATGAATCCGGTGACATTCTGAGTGCAAGTCCGAAAAACTCGTCCTCTATATATTCATTGCCGTATATGCATTTGAAATTGTCGGATAATATAACATTGGAATTCATCTGATTGAAGTTAATAAAAACGCTGACAATTTCTTTTCGTTTTGAAAGATATTCGGCAAACTCTTTTTCGTATTTAAAGCCATTTGAATTTACAACCAGGCAAAACATAACACCGCCTGATTTGTTTATGCGCAAATAACAATGTCTCAGTAATCCATTACCTGTCAATTCATCGTAGGCTGAAAGTTTGTTATTATTAAAAAATACTGTTGCGTACCGCATAATTTCGTTAAAAATATCCGGCTGAATTTTGCAATCATCACACGGAATGATTCTGTGGGAGTGGTTTGAGTAAAAGCCAAATACAATTCTTCCATCCTTGACGCCTATCGGGTATTGTGCTTTATTTCTGTAATTATCGGTTTCACCTGTCGATACTACATCATCGACGCTGACCTCAAGACCGCCGATACGGGTTAGTGCATCCGCAACAGTTTGTTTTTTTACGTGCAATTCTTCATTGTATGAAACATGACGAAAAGAACAGCCTCCGCATCTTGGAAATGCGGAACAACTGTTCATTATTCTTTCGGGTGAATATTCAATTACTTTTTCAAGCTTCGCAACGGCGTAAGACGATGTAAGCTTGATAATCTTGATTTCACACAGGTCGCCCTGTGCGACGGCAGGCACAAAAATGACCTGTCCGTCGCATCTGGCTATACCTACCCCCTTACCGGTCAGCGATTCAATTCTTACGGTAAGCGTTTGGTTTTTGTTCATAATAAATTACTCGTTAACCTCGGTCTGTTCAGCCTGTTCTTCAGTCGCTTCTGCTTCGGGCTGTGCTTCGGCGGTTTCGTCGGGTGCAACAGTTTCATCGGTTGTTGCTTGCGCCTCGGGTTTACCAACAATCATAATATTCTCGGGAAGTGCATCTGCAACGCTCCAATCATTGATGCCCTCATTTTCGCTGAGCAGGATATACATCTGGGCGGTGCTGTCCTTAAAAGCAGACAAAGGAGAAATATCGGTAATTGCGTTACCACTGAGGCTTACAATGTACAGATTCTTAAGTGTTGTAATAGGAGTTATATCAGTAATGCTGTTGTTACCAACGGAGAGTGTGGTTATAGTCTCAATATTGCTGATTGCGGAAATATCGGTAATCTGGTTCTCGTCAAGAGAAACGGTTTCCAGCGCCGGCATGGTGGACAATACAGAAATGTCGGAGATGTCATTGGTAGTAAGAGAAAGTGAGGTGATCTTGTCCTTTCCGCTAAGAGCAGAAATATCGGAGATAGCATTGCTGTCAAGAGCAACAGCTTCAAGATTTACAAGACCGGACAGTGCACTGATATCGGAAATATTGTTATTTGCGAGAGAAAGGGTTTTGAGGGCGGTCTTGTCTGCGAGCGCTGATATATCGTCAATTTTAACCGCGTCCTCTGCAGGGTCAGAAGTAATGCTGAGAGATTCAAGCTTAGCCGCACCCTTGAATTCTTCAAGATTTGCAGTTACAGGGAAAGCTTCAGCCATAACACTTACTTCAACAAGGTTTTTGAATTTTTCAATACCTACAAAGTTTTCAACACCCGCATCAGTCTGGAAGCTGAAGAGTTCTTTGGAAAAGTCGGGCATTTCAGGAGCTTCAAGGCCTTCCGCAGTCGCATTATCATATGCTTCAAGGTATGCATCGCGTTTTTCTATAAAACCATCAAGACCGATGGAAACGAACTGATATCCATCGCTGGATCCGATTTCCAGCACTTCAACTTTTTCAAAATCCTTTTCGTTTATAAAACGAGGATACTTGCCGAAAGCCTGTCCCAAAAAGGAAGCTATATTTTCATCAGCGGTAAAAGCGGTAGTATTCAGATAAGGCTGAACGAAAATAAATGCGGCAAGTGCCAGAATAACTAATGTCACTATAAGTGTGACAATAACAGAATTTTTCTTTTTCATTGATTTAACCATTCCTTAATAAAATTAATAGCTATCGCATATATCGGTATTATAACATACTCAGCCATATTATGCAATACATTTTGAAAAATTAATCGTTCTTATTCTTGAGCAGATCTCTGATTTCAGTAAGGAGTTCCTGGTCAAGTGTAGGCTTTGGCGGTGCAGGAGGAGGTGCAGCTTCTTTTTTTCTCTGGAGCTTGCCCATAAGACGAACAAAGAAGAAAACAGAAAGTGCAATAATAAGGAAATCGACAATGGTTTGAATAAAGCTGCCGTATTTAATTGCAGCCTCAACGATACCGAGTTCTTCGTTTGCTTCGGTGATAACATACTTAAGAGAGGTGAAATCTACACCGCCCATAAGCATTCCGACAGTAGGCATTATAATATCATTTACAAGAGAAGTAACTATTTTTCCGAATGCGCCGCCGATAATAACACCGACAGCCATATCAACAATGTTGCCTTTCATGGCAAATTTTTTGAAATCAGCAAAAAACTTTCCCATTTGGTAAATCCTTTCAATATTTTACAAAAATAATGCCGAGCAACAACCTGTGTCGCTCGGCGCTTTTCATTTTGCTTTTTCCGGTACATCGAGTACGTATGCACGCATCTGACGAACTCCGAACTGACGGCACACATCTTCATATTTAAGATAAACATCAATTCTGTTGCCCTTGATTCCTCCGCCTATATCCTGGGCGTCGCAAATCCCGTAATCACCGTAATCACCAATGACATACACTTTGGAATGAAGCGGTATGACCCTGGGGTCAACCGCAATAATACCAAGTTCAACATGTCTTCCGGTGTATGTAATATCTCCAACATTATCGCTGTAAGCTGTTGCTTTGACATCAACATAATAACGGTATTTATATTCCGTACCGTCAGGTGCTGTAAACACACCTCCGGCACTGGTTCCTTGTACGGACCCAACACCTGCACCTGCAGTATTTGTAGTCACAACCGCGGAAGGCTGTTTAGCCATCGTACCGCACCTTATAACTTCATCAACAGGTGTTTTAGTAATTGCACGGAAAACCAATTTTCTTTCAACGGGAACATCATTGACAAACTTTGTGCTGTAAGTGTCTTTTCGTAAGCCACTTTCGCCCTTGGCGATAGTGACATTTGTTCTTTCAGGCACATCGCCTGAAGCTTCTACAACTCGATTAAACGGCAGTACAATTTCTTCGTATTCCGTTTCAAATCGCACCTTATCGATGCAGATAAACATATCCGGCGTCAATTCGGCGTGCAGATCAACGTTAATAACATCTTGTTCTTCAAGTACAATACCCTCTTTTTTCAAGAGCTGCTCAACAGTGTACTTATTGACAATAACTTCACGCGACGCCCCGTGATACGAGAGCGTTACTCTGAAATTAAAATCACTTATTACTTCTGCGACTCCGCTCCGTAACGAAAACGGAGCGGGATCGGCAGGTACTTCTTCCTCAGCATTAATAAATGCAAGACCGAACAATATAACGGCTGCGAGTATAGCAACGGTGATACAAATTAAAATAAGGTAAAATGCGCGGGTGGTGGATGCTTTTTTTAAAAAAGACATCAAATTGCTTCTTTGAGAAAACCCATTCGGGTGTTATCTCTTGGAGAACTGGGATGCACGTCTTGCAGCCTTCAAGCCGTACTTCTTTCTTTCCTTCATTCTGGGGTCACGGGTGAGGAAGCCCGCTTTCTTAAGTGCAGGACGGAAAGCTTCATCAGCCTGCAGAAGTGCACGTGCCAGACCGTGGCGTATAGCGCCTGCCTGACCGGAAACACCGCCTCCTACAACCTTGCAAACAATATCAAACTTACCCTCGGTTGCAGTAGCACCGAAAGGCTGACGAACGATGAGCTTAAGAGTATCCAAGCCAAAGTAATCGTCAATATCTCTTCCGTTTATAGTGATAGCACCGGTTCCGGGATATACACGAACGCGTGCTACCGAACTTTTTCTTCTTCCTGTACCGTAAAAATACGGTTTTGCGCTCTGATAATTCATTTTCGTTCTCCCCTCTGATTATTTAACTTCAATAGGCTTCTGAGCCTGCTGGTTGTGTTCGCCTTCAGCGTAAATCTTTACACGAGTGATGCTCTTTGCACCGATGGAGTTTTTGGGAAGCATGCCCTTAACAGCCAGCCAAACAGCCTTTTCGGGGTTTTTCGCCATGAGTTCCTTG of Oscillospiraceae bacterium contains these proteins:
- the mscL gene encoding large-conductance mechanosensitive channel protein MscL, with the protein product MGKFFADFKKFAMKGNIVDMAVGVIIGGAFGKIVTSLVNDIIMPTVGMLMGGVDFTSLKYVITEANEELGIVEAAIKYGSFIQTIVDFLIIALSVFFFVRLMGKLQRKKEAAPPPAPPKPTLDQELLTEIRDLLKNKND
- the rlmD gene encoding 23S rRNA (uracil(1939)-C(5))-methyltransferase RlmD; the protein is MNKNQTLTVRIESLTGKGVGIARCDGQVIFVPAVAQGDLCEIKIIKLTSSYAVAKLEKVIEYSPERIMNSCSAFPRCGGCSFRHVSYNEELHVKKQTVADALTRIGGLEVSVDDVVSTGETDNYRNKAQYPIGVKDGRIVFGFYSNHSHRIIPCDDCKIQPDIFNEIMRYATVFFNNNKLSAYDELTGNGLLRHCYLRINKSGGVMFCLVVNSNGFKYEKEFAEYLSKRKEIVSVFINFNQMNSNVILSDNFKCIYGNEYIEDEFFGLALRMSPDSFYQVNRKAAEILYKTAFDKLERKAFENVFDLYCGVGSIGLSLVKYAKENGISVKRVIGYEVVEKAIASAKQNAANNGIQNAEFYVGDLNSAPTRIMEEIPPSLVIVDPPRKGCSKELVDMFLELDVPYILYISCDPATLARDLKILSEKYNISSVTPVDLFPRTAHVECTTLLERK
- a CDS encoding DUF348 domain-containing protein; translation: MSFLKKASTTRAFYLILICITVAILAAVILFGLAFINAEEEVPADPAPFSLRSGVAEVISDFNFRVTLSYHGASREVIVNKYTVEQLLKKEGIVLEEQDVINVDLHAELTPDMFICIDKVRFETEYEEIVLPFNRVVEASGDVPERTNVTIAKGESGLRKDTYSTKFVNDVPVERKLVFRAITKTPVDEVIRCGTMAKQPSAVVTTNTAGAGVGSVQGTSAGGVFTAPDGTEYKYRYYVDVKATAYSDNVGDITYTGRHVELGIIAVDPRVIPLHSKVYVIGDYGDYGICDAQDIGGGIKGNRIDVYLKYEDVCRQFGVRQMRAYVLDVPEKAK
- the rpsI gene encoding 30S ribosomal protein S9, with protein sequence MNYQSAKPYFYGTGRRKSSVARVRVYPGTGAITINGRDIDDYFGLDTLKLIVRQPFGATATEGKFDIVCKVVGGGVSGQAGAIRHGLARALLQADEAFRPALKKAGFLTRDPRMKERKKYGLKAARRASQFSKR